Within Desulfolithobacter dissulfuricans, the genomic segment TAAGGTGCCATTCGGAACACAGCGTATTTTTAACTTATCAATCTGTATACCACCTGGATAGAAACGTAGTATAAAAACGACGGTCAGAAACAGTGGCTCCACGCTTGCCAACAATTGCTGAAGCGAACTCTTGAGCATTATGGATAATTTTTTGTGTCGGCCATCCCATTATTAGGCCAAGAATAAATACCGCACTAAAAGCATCTCCTGCTCCAACTGTATCGACAACCATGATATGTGGTGAAGGCAAGAAGGATAACTTTTCTCCTTCCTTGAGATACACTGTTGATCCCTTGCTACCCTTAGTAATGATCAGGATCTGTAGATTAAAATATTCGATCATATATTTTGCTTTTTGATCGATACTATCATGTAGAGGAAAAAGCATTTCTATTTCTTCCTTATTCATTTTTACCCATGATGCATCTTCCATTAATGACAGTGCGGTATCACGTTTCCACCATGGATGACGCAAATTTATATCGATAAAAATATCTCCGTTTAATTGCTGTTTTATTTTTTTTAAAGTATCGCGTGATTGTTGAGATCTAAGTGCCAGCGACCCGTGATACAGAACTGGTGCATCTGCTGGTAATTCCGGAATTTCATCCTTAATGTGGTCATAAGCATCATCAGGTGAAATTTCATATGTTGGTTCACCGTTGTTCAATCGTACCTTTACCGTGCCAGTAGGTCGGTCTGGGTCGTGTTGAAGAAAAGTTGTGTCCATGTCCCATTTGGACATTGCCTGAACAACCATTTCCCCCCTTCTATCCTTGCCGATTCTGCTTATAAATACGGGCAGCAATCCAAAGCCCTGCAGGTGCCACGCGACATTAAATGGAGCGCCACCAAGCACTTCCGTTCCATCGGAATAGCAGTCAAAGAGCACCTCTCCGAAGATAACTGGCCGTATTTGTGTCATAGTTGATTCCTTTCCGTAATTGTTGTGCCGTTTAGTCTTGACATTCACGGTTTGTCAGCTATATATATTCCACAATATATTTTTGTCAAATAATATATTGTGGAATACTGACATAACACTGTGTAACGAATCTTAAGTTATATGTTGCTTATTTTTGCATTTATCCTGGTGGGTTTTGTCTATATGGGGCCTATCCTTTTTCCAACCTTGGGGCTTGGGATAAGGATCTGGCTAACTGGTTTATCTTTGATTACGAACAGGCGAAGGCTCTGGTAACCATATTTTGGCTTTTGCTTGCTCTTCTTTGGTATCGCAAAACACGGATACGGGGAAAAAGAATTTTTTTTAATTCAAAAAAGAATACAAAAGATCGCCTGCGGTTACCGAAAATTAAAAAGAATAATCGAGGCAATATAAATGTTGCAGTCACTGTTTCAGTGGTTTTTTTGGTGGTTTTGTTTGCCGGATACGAACAAGTCTTCGGTAGCATCAGGATGGTTTCTATAGCTAAAAATAGTGTCAATATGCGCAGTGGACCGGGAACGCAGTGCAAGGTGCTATGGGAGTTGGATAAAGGCTATCCTCTTCAAGTGCTGAGGACCAAGGGAAATTGGTATAAGGTCAGGGATTTTGAGGGAGATACCGGCTGGGTTTATCGACCGCTTACCTCGCGAAAATCCTATGTAGTTGTGAAGAAAAACATAATTAACATTCGATCCGGGCCGGGGCTACGGAATCCTATTATTGCCAAAGCACACAGGGGAGTGGTGCTGCGAACCATTGCCTCTGTAAAGGGATGGGTCAAAGTGCGTCACGGGCGTGGAGTTACCGGCTGGGTGGCAAGGCGTCTTGTCTGGGGATGGTAAAGGCGTAAATATTATTGGATGGCACTGGTTTTTTCAAAAGGAACAGTTTATGGAGCACACTTCAGGTTTGTATATCCAACTCTTCAGTATTCATGGCTTGATTCGCGGAAATATGCCGGAGTTAGGTCGAGATGCCGATACCGGAGGCCAGGTGAAATATGTTTTGGATCTGGCCAGAACTCTTGGCGAACATGATGATGTGGTCCAGGTTGATCTTGTCACTCGGCTCATTGATGACAAGACGGTTGGTTCGGATTATGCCAGGCCCATTGAGCCACTTTCCGAAAAGGCACGGATTGTACGTATTCAATGTGGCGGTAAAAAATATATTCGAAAAGAATTGCTCTGGCCACATCTTGAGGAGTTCATCGACAGAGTAATTCGATTTATCAAGTTACAGAACAGGGTGCCGGACGTATTTCACGGGCACTATGCCGATGGAGGCTACGTGGCCATGGAACTTGCCACTGCCTTTGACGCCCCCTTTATCTTTACCGGTCATTCCCTGGGCAGGAACAAAAAAGCCAAGTTGCAGGCCGACGGCCTCGGTGAGGCCCGGATAAACAGACAATATAAAATTGATACCCGTATCCAGGTCGAGGAGGAGATCATGAGGCGAGCCGACCTCATCATTACCTCTACCCAGCAGGAGATTGATCAGCAGTACGGGCTGTATGAAAATGGCAGCCACGATCGTTTTGCTGTCATTCCACCGGGTATCGATCTGGATACTTTTTACCCCTTTTACGATCTTCAGCTCGACAGCGATCTTTTCAATGAGGAGGTCAAGCAGATAAGGTTCACCCTGTTCAATGAACTGCATCGCTTCTGGGCTCATCCTGAAAAACCATTTATTCTGGCACTGTGCCGACCTGATCATAGGAAAAATATAACTGGTCTGCTTGAGGCCTACGGGACAAGTCAGGAGTTAAGAACCATTGCCAACCTGGCGGTTTTTGCCGGCATTCGAAGCAATATTACGACGATGGAGGAAAATGAACAGGCGGTGCTTACCGATATGCTTCTGCAGATGGACCGGTATGACCTGTACGGTAAACTGGCAATTCCCAAAAAAAACGATTTTGCCACAGAAGTGCCGGAATTGTATCGGATTTGCGCAGAAAGTCGCGGTGTATTTGTCAATCCGGCTTTGGTAGAGCCTTTCGGACTTACCCTGATAGAGGCATCGGCCTGTGGTCTGCCGATTGTAGCGACGAATGACGGCGGCCCGGCCGAAATAGTGGCCAACTGCGATAACGGTATCCTTGTCGACGCCGCCAAGCCAGAGGAAATTGCTCGAGCACTGCAATCAATACTCGTAGACGATGCCAAATGGACACAGTTCTCCAACAATGGAATTAACGGCGTGCGTCAACACTATTCCTGGCGGGCACACGGTGAGAAAACCATGCAGCGGATAAGGCCGCTGCTGCCGGAGGTAATCTATCCAGCTAAACAGGCAGAGCCGCGGGCGATGTACCAGGCGCCGGTTTCCTTTGGACGGCGTCTGATGAACGTTGAACATCTCATGATCACTGATATAGACAACACCCTTGTTGGAGATAAAAAAAGCATGATGGATTTGTTTTCCCTGCTGCAGGAACACCGTGATGATATGGCCTGGGGTGTTGCCACCGGGCGCAGTCTGGAATTGACGATTGAGGCAATGACGGAACATAACTTTCTAATGCCGGACATCCTTATCTGTTCCGTGGGAACGGAAATCTATTACGGACCGGATCTACGGCATGATAAAGGATGGCAGCAGCATATTTCTTGGCAGTGGAAACCGGAAAAAATCAAGGCTGCACTGGCACCTTTTGACTTTCTTGTCTTTCAGGAAGCTGAGGGGCAACGGAGCCATAAGATCAGTTATTATCTGGAAGAAAAAGAAAATCGTCTTGCCATGGTTCGTGAACGCTTGCAGGAAATGAAACTGCGATGTCAGGTCATCTATTCGCACGGCCAGTTTTTGGATATTCTCCCTTTAAGAGCATCCAAGGGCAAGGCCATTAATTACCTCCGCTATAAATTTGATTTTTCACCCCGCCATGTGATGGTGGCCGGAGACTCGGGTAACGATGAGGATATGATTTCCGGTCCTGCCCGGGGATTGGTGGTTGGTAATCACAGCCAGGAACTGGAAAGTTTGCGTGGTAAGGCAAATATCTATTTTAGCAAGGCAAACTATGCTGCTGGTATTATTGACGGCCTAAAACATTACGGACTTATTTAGTTGTAAGTATTGTTGATTTTATAGGTCGTTATAGGGACGGCCTGACCCTTTCCGCCCTGGTCCGAAACTGAAGGTGATATAACATTTCCAGGTAGCGACCGGTTGCCTCCCGTTCCATGTTGGTGGCAAATTTCCAGAATCCGTAAATACAGGTAAGTGTTAACAGTCGTTTGGCGTACCGTTTCCAGGTGTATCGTTCCTTGATACGCTGCCTTGCTCCTTTGGAGATTCTCTGCCAATAACTCGGATCAGTCTTGCATCGCTCAAAAAAGTCAGCAAGCATCTCAGATGTCTGGTCGGCATGATTGGGATCAATGTGGAATCCGGAAATGTTGTCCTCGATAATTTCCAGCGGTCCGCCATAACGGGTGGCAAAGGTCGGCAAGCCTGATACCATGGCTTCAATGACAGTCAGGCCAAAGGCTTCAAAAAAGGCCGGTTGCACAAAGGCCCCCTGGCTGTCGGCCACATACCGGTACAATTCCCCTGTCAATGTTTTATCCAACCGCATTCCCAGCCACCGCACCTTGTTATCCAGAGAATACTGATCGAACAATGAATGCATGCGGATAATCTGTATTCGTTCTTCGTTATCTGTTGATTCGTCTGGATTGATTGTTCCTCCGATTATCAAAAGGTTGGTCAGTTGCTGTAAACGATCATTTTCAGCAAACCACTGGACGAGGCCGGTAAGATTTTTTATATGATCCAACCGTGCCATTGAAAAAAGAATTGGTTTATCCCGTTTTTTAAGTGTGCCCCGGCATCCCTCATGGTCATCACCGTAAACTAACTGATCCAGAATCCTGTGAAGACCGGACAGCCTGCGTTCCTGTTCAGTATATGAAAAGTAAGTGGTTTCATCCGCTCCCGGTGAAACAATATTGAACCTGGGATCATATACATCAATCCCATGGAGTACACGCTGCAGTCCGGGCATGGTAAAGGAACCGTAACTTTCGTATTGTCCCACCACATCGCTGGAGCCGGCAATCTCCTGGTAGGTTGAAGTGATTATGAAATCAGCTGAATTCATGCCGATCAGGTCAGCAGTGAACTGGCAGGAAAAATGGTACTGCTCCTCCATGTCCTGCCAATAGAGCGCTGAATGGAGATATTTTGTTTTTTCCAGGGCGTGGGCAATGGTGCATTGCGTAACGCCAAGTCGTTGCGCCAGGAGATATGCCGCCAGATTGCCATCGGAATAATTACCGACAATCAGGTCAGGTCTCCGATCAAGTCTTGCCAGAATTGCTGTTTCCGCTTCCCGGCTGAAGGTCTCGAGGTACGGCCACACTTC encodes:
- a CDS encoding sucrose synthase, with amino-acid sequence MFHELNRWAQQHRDTMYSLFRRYQARNQKLMLGSQLWDDFIQLCEKDNQKELLFSPLADILKKSQEAAIDPPWFYLDVRSGAGQWHYLRYHFETLTFEEVQVSELLTFKERLVTGQSNSTILEIDFTPFERDVPKMHQARSIGHGVEFLNRKFSSRLGHELNKGDDMLFSFLKVHGYQGRPFMINNTITTVDELRQALHRCMEFLQQQPDELQWPELENDLRSMGFEPGWGRSLAGIKTSMSLLADLLEAPDHQNLEKFLSRIPMIFNIVILSPHGYFGQDHVLGLPDTGGQVVYILDQVRALEREMQKRIYNQGLDIKPQIIIVSRLIPESGQTTCNEPEEHVHGTDQVNIIRIPFREPDGTIIPHWISRFEVWPYLETFSREAETAILARLDRRPDLIVGNYSDGNLAAYLLAQRLGVTQCTIAHALEKTKYLHSALYWQDMEEQYHFSCQFTADLIGMNSADFIITSTYQEIAGSSDVVGQYESYGSFTMPGLQRVLHGIDVYDPRFNIVSPGADETTYFSYTEQERRLSGLHRILDQLVYGDDHEGCRGTLKKRDKPILFSMARLDHIKNLTGLVQWFAENDRLQQLTNLLIIGGTINPDESTDNEERIQIIRMHSLFDQYSLDNKVRWLGMRLDKTLTGELYRYVADSQGAFVQPAFFEAFGLTVIEAMVSGLPTFATRYGGPLEIIEDNISGFHIDPNHADQTSEMLADFFERCKTDPSYWQRISKGARQRIKERYTWKRYAKRLLTLTCIYGFWKFATNMEREATGRYLEMLYHLQFRTRAERVRPSL
- a CDS encoding HAD-IIB family hydrolase; the encoded protein is MEHTSGLYIQLFSIHGLIRGNMPELGRDADTGGQVKYVLDLARTLGEHDDVVQVDLVTRLIDDKTVGSDYARPIEPLSEKARIVRIQCGGKKYIRKELLWPHLEEFIDRVIRFIKLQNRVPDVFHGHYADGGYVAMELATAFDAPFIFTGHSLGRNKKAKLQADGLGEARINRQYKIDTRIQVEEEIMRRADLIITSTQQEIDQQYGLYENGSHDRFAVIPPGIDLDTFYPFYDLQLDSDLFNEEVKQIRFTLFNELHRFWAHPEKPFILALCRPDHRKNITGLLEAYGTSQELRTIANLAVFAGIRSNITTMEENEQAVLTDMLLQMDRYDLYGKLAIPKKNDFATEVPELYRICAESRGVFVNPALVEPFGLTLIEASACGLPIVATNDGGPAEIVANCDNGILVDAAKPEEIARALQSILVDDAKWTQFSNNGINGVRQHYSWRAHGEKTMQRIRPLLPEVIYPAKQAEPRAMYQAPVSFGRRLMNVEHLMITDIDNTLVGDKKSMMDLFSLLQEHRDDMAWGVATGRSLELTIEAMTEHNFLMPDILICSVGTEIYYGPDLRHDKGWQQHISWQWKPEKIKAALAPFDFLVFQEAEGQRSHKISYYLEEKENRLAMVRERLQEMKLRCQVIYSHGQFLDILPLRASKGKAINYLRYKFDFSPRHVMVAGDSGNDEDMISGPARGLVVGNHSQELESLRGKANIYFSKANYAAGIIDGLKHYGLI
- a CDS encoding carbohydrate kinase family protein — its product is MTQIRPVIFGEVLFDCYSDGTEVLGGAPFNVAWHLQGFGLLPVFISRIGKDRRGEMVVQAMSKWDMDTTFLQHDPDRPTGTVKVRLNNGEPTYEISPDDAYDHIKDEIPELPADAPVLYHGSLALRSQQSRDTLKKIKQQLNGDIFIDINLRHPWWKRDTALSLMEDASWVKMNKEEIEMLFPLHDSIDQKAKYMIEYFNLQILIITKGSKGSTVYLKEGEKLSFLPSPHIMVVDTVGAGDAFSAVFILGLIMGWPTQKIIHNAQEFASAIVGKRGATVSDRRFYTTFLSRWYTD
- a CDS encoding SH3 domain-containing protein; this translates as MLALLWYRKTRIRGKRIFFNSKKNTKDRLRLPKIKKNNRGNINVAVTVSVVFLVVLFAGYEQVFGSIRMVSIAKNSVNMRSGPGTQCKVLWELDKGYPLQVLRTKGNWYKVRDFEGDTGWVYRPLTSRKSYVVVKKNIINIRSGPGLRNPIIAKAHRGVVLRTIASVKGWVKVRHGRGVTGWVARRLVWGW